Proteins encoded by one window of Candidatus Binatia bacterium:
- a CDS encoding 2-oxoacid:ferredoxin oxidoreductase subunit beta, which translates to MSSATNPKLSRKDFISDQNVRWCPGCGDYAILAQVQKVMPELGVPRENVVFISGIGCSSRFPYYMNTYGFHSIHGRAPALASGLKITRPELSVWIVTGDGDGLSIGGNHLIHILRRNLDVNILLFNNRIYGLTKGQYSPTSEQGKVTKSTPVGSVDNPFNPMTVALGSDGTFVARTIDVEARHLQDVLRRAHEHRGTAFVEILQNCNIFNDGAWADLTEKDRKADHQLVLEHGKPLVFGKEGNRGIRLRGHNLEVVTLGNGVDEADLIVHDEKNRALAFMLSTLAPPAFPVPIGVFRAAERPTYEDAVTDQMLAATQRLGPGDPTELLHRGETWTVS; encoded by the coding sequence ATGTCATCTGCCACAAACCCGAAACTATCCCGCAAGGATTTCATCTCCGACCAGAACGTGCGCTGGTGCCCGGGATGCGGCGACTACGCTATCCTCGCCCAAGTACAGAAGGTGATGCCGGAACTGGGTGTCCCGCGCGAGAACGTGGTGTTCATCTCCGGCATCGGCTGCTCGAGCCGCTTCCCGTACTACATGAACACCTACGGGTTCCACAGCATCCACGGACGCGCTCCCGCCCTCGCCAGCGGACTCAAGATCACCCGGCCCGAGCTCTCCGTCTGGATAGTCACCGGGGACGGCGATGGTCTGTCCATCGGCGGCAACCACTTGATCCACATCCTGCGCCGCAACCTGGACGTCAACATCCTATTGTTCAACAACCGCATCTACGGACTGACCAAAGGACAGTACTCGCCCACCTCCGAGCAGGGCAAGGTGACGAAGTCCACACCCGTCGGCTCGGTAGACAACCCGTTCAACCCGATGACCGTCGCGCTCGGGTCCGACGGAACTTTCGTCGCGCGAACGATCGACGTGGAAGCCAGGCACTTGCAAGACGTGCTCCGCCGGGCACACGAACATCGCGGCACAGCCTTCGTGGAAATCCTGCAGAACTGCAACATCTTCAACGACGGGGCGTGGGCCGATCTGACGGAGAAAGATCGCAAGGCGGACCACCAGCTCGTCCTCGAACACGGCAAGCCGCTGGTGTTCGGCAAGGAAGGCAATCGCGGCATCCGCTTACGCGGGCACAACCTGGAAGTTGTCACGCTCGGTAACGGGGTCGACGAAGCCGACCTGATCGTTCACGACGAGAAAAATCGCGCGCTCGCCTTCATGCTGAGCACCCTGGCGCCCCCGGCGTTTCCGGTACCCATAGGGGTCTTTCGAGCCGCAGAGCGTCCCACGTACGAAGATGCCGTCACCGACCAGATGCTTGCCGCAACGCAACGACTCGGGCCCGGCGATCCGACGGAATTGCTGCACCGCGGAGAAACGTGGACGGTGTCGTGA
- a CDS encoding phasin family protein produces MAKSARSRNVEPANEVIGRLQQSMKDLQREARSLLGRTRKQATSLISRDQRRALDRLFSQAQRLRSDLERRAQRASKDVESRAERFLSTLEKEAAKRISPLLKRLDLPSRQEIHSLSRRIGQLERRVRTVTRATSTRVRDKGERSAES; encoded by the coding sequence ATGGCTAAAAGTGCGCGATCGCGAAACGTCGAACCTGCCAACGAAGTCATCGGTCGACTGCAGCAGAGCATGAAGGACTTGCAGCGCGAGGCCCGCAGCCTGCTTGGCCGCACGCGCAAACAGGCAACCAGCCTGATCTCCAGGGATCAACGGCGCGCTCTCGATCGGCTCTTCTCCCAGGCCCAGAGGCTACGATCGGACCTCGAACGCCGCGCTCAACGCGCGTCCAAGGATGTCGAATCGCGCGCCGAGCGGTTCCTCTCGACCCTCGAGAAGGAAGCGGCAAAGCGCATATCCCCTTTACTCAAACGCCTGGACTTGCCCTCACGCCAGGAAATCCACAGCCTGTCCCGACGCATCGGCCAACTGGAACGGCGCGTTAGGACCGTAACCCGTGCGACCTCGACCCGAGTCCGGGACAAAGGCGAGAGAAGCGCGGAAAGTTGA
- a CDS encoding septal ring lytic transglycosylase RlpA family protein, with the protein MATTTTTRLLTFFTLILSLTVGAVATSHALDFGSWPVARGWQQVTHASWYGREFAGRRTAMGRRFNPNELTAAHRSLELGTWVRVTDLSSGRSVVVQITDRGPYKYRRGIDLSYEAARRLGMVSRGVARVLIELASAPAQQRDAAVRRNGRATRAEALAAHGKVVGTDAVSSSGAWLAAPRLEWRPPTAAEG; encoded by the coding sequence ATGGCCACTACCACGACGACTCGTTTACTCACCTTTTTCACGCTCATTCTCAGCCTGACCGTTGGGGCGGTTGCGACCTCGCATGCGCTGGACTTTGGCAGTTGGCCGGTCGCGCGGGGGTGGCAGCAGGTAACGCATGCGTCTTGGTACGGTCGAGAGTTTGCCGGCCGGCGCACGGCGATGGGTCGACGCTTCAACCCGAACGAGCTGACGGCCGCGCATCGGTCGCTCGAGCTCGGTACCTGGGTGCGCGTGACCGACTTGTCGAGCGGGCGGTCAGTAGTCGTACAGATCACGGACCGTGGGCCATACAAGTATCGGCGCGGGATCGATCTGTCGTATGAGGCGGCGCGACGTTTGGGAATGGTAAGCCGCGGGGTTGCTCGCGTGCTCATAGAGCTGGCGTCAGCGCCGGCGCAGCAGCGGGATGCGGCGGTACGCCGGAACGGGCGAGCTACTCGTGCCGAGGCGTTGGCGGCCCATGGAAAAGTGGTCGGCACGGATGCGGTCTCGTCCAGCGGAGCGTGGTTGGCCGCGCCCCGCCTCGAGTGGCGCCCGCCGACGGCGGCGGAGGGCTGA
- a CDS encoding helix-turn-helix transcriptional regulator, protein MSNAKDGSNISLLRHQLNMTQEEFAHALGVTVSTVNRWENGHIEPSRLARRALRELEAQVHPASAAAADAVTIAPEPLMARAS, encoded by the coding sequence ATGTCCAACGCAAAAGACGGATCGAACATCAGCCTCCTCCGGCACCAGCTCAATATGACGCAGGAGGAATTCGCTCACGCGCTCGGGGTCACCGTATCGACCGTTAACCGCTGGGAGAACGGCCACATCGAGCCCAGCCGCCTTGCCCGACGCGCCCTGCGCGAGCTCGAAGCCCAGGTTCACCCGGCATCCGCTGCGGCGGCAGACGCCGTAACTATCGCTCCCGAACCCCTGATGGCGCGCGCGAGTTGA
- a CDS encoding cyclase family protein, whose translation MPRKIVDLSPVITEDLIVRQIGYRAADFLGVPPRIPFEPVTPSKEEYAFGLTYFRLVSNLGAHLDPSGRLVKGGERSDQVPLDRLYGPARLVDLRWKDRHSPLQITDLESYTIQSNEIVLLFVGYAHPEDEEWPAYPPLSLQAAKWLAQKRIRALATDMPSIGSFSRYADLMDKDRPPEEVWAERLAFAQAGIPVVQGLTNLGSLLGEKNLVFVGFPLAIADRGGAPMRAAALIF comes from the coding sequence ATGCCGCGCAAGATCGTCGACCTTTCGCCGGTGATCACCGAGGATCTGATCGTTCGACAGATCGGGTATCGTGCTGCGGATTTCCTCGGCGTGCCGCCGCGTATTCCCTTCGAGCCTGTGACTCCATCGAAGGAGGAGTATGCCTTCGGGCTGACCTACTTCCGGCTGGTGAGTAATCTCGGGGCGCACCTGGACCCGTCCGGGCGGCTGGTCAAGGGTGGGGAGCGGAGCGACCAGGTCCCGTTGGATCGTCTGTACGGCCCGGCCCGGCTGGTCGATCTACGTTGGAAGGATCGTCACAGTCCGCTGCAGATCACCGATCTGGAGAGCTACACCATCCAGAGCAACGAAATCGTGTTGCTGTTCGTGGGCTATGCGCATCCTGAGGACGAGGAGTGGCCGGCGTACCCGCCGCTGTCGTTGCAGGCAGCCAAGTGGTTAGCTCAAAAGCGCATTCGGGCACTGGCGACCGATATGCCAAGTATTGGTAGTTTCAGCCGATACGCCGATCTGATGGATAAGGATCGGCCGCCCGAGGAGGTATGGGCTGAGCGGCTGGCGTTCGCGCAGGCCGGAATCCCCGTGGTCCAAGGCCTGACAAATCTCGGTAGCCTGCTGGGAGAAAAGAATCTGGTCTTTGTGGGGTTTCCCCTTGCCATCGCCGACCGCGGGGGGGCCCCCATGCGGGCCGCCGCTCTGATCTTTTGA
- a CDS encoding thrombospondin type 3 repeat-containing protein, whose protein sequence is MKLAACVRAFSPAVGLAMAVTPLAQPSLSFAGEPKMVIAISGSGTIGGVPVLNEDLLLCDPVSLGENNTICDWSLLFDGSSAGLNSAVKAVDILPNGGIVMRVNIDGSIPDLSAIKSKDLALFVPDDPTTLPYASGEWRLYLDGDAVKGSSDSRVWTGMDVVTDGTCENQNPPTCDVLLSLPSTATLGGITFSDEDILKCTPTAWSSGGSITACNYSLFLDASAINGGGSGSFTSDNWAFDLIEPDTLLFRAPSSGIGLPPNQPSRDILRYVGTFGASPVGAVDLFFDGSTGGLSAETVHAFAVYPDGDDDGVPDGLDNCPNDANPSQLDSDGDSLGDACDYCPFRAAACICGDAVIDTPSETCDLGPANGPTSPCSSTCQVQGECIGGPTPGAVCATDAECGAGTCCGNGLTTSPEACDDGNAVADDLCDNSCQLTTGGIPVLGCEDVLGPHMIPAYAKARFTDTTKVPGPFDKHTSRGDFNLPAGISIDPDSQVVTIIFNQTASLFAATLNPPGAFVQSGQPTKEKWKFKDKEGDVAGALGLVKALFGLRENKIKYVFASKYIPAIIDTTAPIKVRQTIRIGDDCATAVVACEANTKGTALKCSSTP, encoded by the coding sequence ATGAAACTGGCTGCTTGCGTTCGCGCCTTCTCACCGGCGGTTGGCCTTGCCATGGCCGTCACCCCGCTCGCCCAACCGAGCCTCTCGTTCGCCGGCGAACCTAAGATGGTGATCGCCATCTCGGGTAGCGGCACAATCGGCGGCGTTCCGGTACTCAACGAAGACCTGCTGCTCTGCGACCCGGTCAGTCTTGGCGAAAACAACACCATCTGCGACTGGAGTCTTCTCTTCGACGGCAGCTCCGCCGGTTTGAACTCGGCCGTCAAAGCGGTCGACATCCTCCCGAACGGCGGCATCGTGATGCGGGTAAACATAGACGGCTCTATACCCGATCTCTCGGCCATCAAGTCGAAGGACCTCGCGCTGTTCGTACCCGACGATCCGACCACGCTACCCTACGCGAGTGGAGAATGGCGCCTCTACCTGGACGGCGACGCCGTAAAGGGATCGAGCGACAGCCGCGTTTGGACCGGTATGGACGTCGTGACCGACGGCACCTGCGAAAACCAGAACCCGCCCACCTGCGACGTCCTGTTATCCCTGCCGTCGACGGCAACCCTCGGCGGGATCACTTTCAGCGATGAAGATATCCTCAAGTGCACGCCGACAGCCTGGTCGTCCGGCGGGTCCATTACGGCCTGCAACTATTCCCTCTTCCTCGATGCCAGCGCAATCAACGGCGGCGGCTCTGGGAGCTTCACCTCCGACAACTGGGCCTTCGACCTGATAGAACCTGATACCCTGCTCTTCCGTGCGCCAAGTTCCGGCATCGGCCTGCCCCCGAATCAGCCCTCGCGCGATATCCTGCGATACGTCGGCACCTTTGGGGCCTCACCGGTCGGCGCCGTCGATCTGTTTTTCGACGGTTCCACGGGCGGACTCAGCGCCGAGACCGTACACGCGTTTGCGGTCTATCCCGACGGTGACGACGATGGCGTCCCGGATGGCCTTGACAATTGCCCGAACGACGCCAATCCGAGCCAACTGGACAGTGACGGCGACAGTCTCGGCGACGCCTGCGACTATTGCCCGTTCCGTGCTGCGGCCTGCATCTGCGGTGACGCGGTCATCGACACGCCCTCCGAAACCTGCGATCTTGGCCCCGCCAACGGCCCCACCAGTCCGTGCTCGTCGACCTGCCAGGTACAGGGCGAGTGCATCGGCGGCCCTACCCCCGGTGCCGTGTGCGCTACTGATGCTGAGTGCGGCGCCGGTACGTGTTGCGGAAACGGACTAACCACATCTCCCGAAGCCTGCGACGACGGCAACGCCGTCGCGGACGACCTCTGCGACAACTCCTGCCAGTTGACCACAGGGGGCATTCCGGTCCTCGGTTGCGAGGACGTGCTCGGACCGCACATGATTCCCGCTTACGCAAAGGCAAGATTCACCGATACCACCAAGGTTCCGGGCCCCTTCGACAAGCACACATCCAGGGGCGACTTCAACCTGCCGGCGGGGATAAGTATCGACCCGGACAGCCAGGTGGTCACTATTATCTTCAACCAGACGGCGAGCCTCTTCGCGGCAACGCTGAACCCGCCAGGGGCATTCGTCCAAAGCGGTCAACCGACCAAAGAGAAGTGGAAGTTCAAAGATAAGGAGGGAGATGTCGCCGGTGCCCTCGGCCTGGTCAAGGCCCTTTTCGGGCTGCGCGAGAACAAGATCAAGTACGTCTTCGCCAGCAAGTACATACCGGCGATCATCGACACGACGGCTCCAATCAAGGTGCGCCAGACGATCCGCATTGGCGACGACTGCGCCACCGCGGTGGTCGCCTGCGAGGCGAACACCAAGGGTACCGCATTAAAGTGCTCGTCGACACCGTGA
- a CDS encoding tetratricopeptide repeat protein, whose translation MRPAIVAVTVLLAGLVAGLFMVLRDDLPDAQDILTSSPSGAAGRLTVTYPLDGTLFPPEIVAPTFVWDDRSAGVDRWFVVTQFGDGEPPFMFSASERRWRPSEQDWAQIKRRSLEKDATVVVAGVDSRDPAKILSSARVRIQTSTDEVGDSIFYREVPLPFLSAVRDPSRIRWRFGSIDSEAAPPIVLQDLPVCGNCHSFSANGRVLGLDVDYGNDKGAYAILPVAKEMRLDDSKIITWADYKRDDGELTFGLLSQVSPNGRYVVSTLKDRSVFVATPEITFSQLFFPIKGVLVTYDRETKSFQPLRGADDPEFVQSNPTWSPDGKRLIFAKAKVYQAERISQIQSILLSEKEVPEFVSEKRPFRYDLHTIPFNDGQGGTPEPLPGASGNGMSNYFPKYSPDGKWVVFCKARSYMLLQPDSELYIMPAQGGEPRRLRANTPRMNSWHSWSSNSRWLVFSSKWNTPYTQLFLTHIDENGEDSPPVLLERFTATDRAANIPEFVRLAPDEITHVREEFLDAYSFLRAGEANERTGDHAGAERAFRRGLKVEPSNPDLLNALGWTLFQQARTAEAIEQFEQALRANPKHAKANNNLALALIDRGDPARAVEAYRASLAVEPKAEIYSDLGFVLQQLGRKDEAIDSYRKAIDLDPECGPAHFNLAVALLGEDKFEEAALHYEKAIAASPSAEAHNGLGFVLDKLGKNVEAIAQFRRAIEVDPAYVPAYNNLGEVYVKEGKLDDAVSAYRDSLKQRPSAAIRTDLATALWKQGKTQDAIRELQDALKVDPGNARARHKLEAMRGAQMAAGKAGVE comes from the coding sequence ATGCGGCCGGCAATCGTTGCAGTTACGGTTCTGCTCGCCGGGCTCGTCGCGGGACTGTTCATGGTTCTCCGGGACGATTTGCCGGATGCGCAAGACATCCTGACGAGCAGCCCGAGCGGCGCCGCTGGAAGGCTGACCGTCACCTACCCGTTGGACGGCACGTTGTTTCCTCCGGAGATTGTCGCTCCGACGTTCGTCTGGGACGATCGCTCGGCGGGCGTCGACCGCTGGTTTGTGGTGACGCAATTCGGGGACGGCGAGCCGCCGTTCATGTTCTCGGCTTCAGAACGACGATGGCGTCCGTCGGAACAGGACTGGGCACAAATCAAGCGGCGATCGTTGGAGAAAGATGCCACGGTTGTCGTGGCCGGAGTCGATAGTCGTGACCCGGCGAAGATTCTGTCGTCGGCCAGGGTGCGTATCCAGACGTCGACGGACGAGGTGGGCGACTCGATCTTCTATCGAGAGGTCCCGTTGCCGTTTCTGTCGGCGGTAAGGGATCCTTCGCGGATCAGGTGGCGATTCGGATCGATCGACTCAGAGGCCGCGCCGCCGATCGTTCTGCAAGACCTCCCGGTCTGCGGGAACTGCCATTCGTTCTCGGCCAACGGTCGCGTGCTTGGTCTCGACGTCGACTACGGCAACGACAAGGGCGCCTATGCCATCCTCCCCGTGGCCAAAGAGATGCGTCTAGATGACTCTAAGATCATCACCTGGGCAGACTACAAGCGGGACGACGGGGAGCTCACGTTCGGGCTGCTTTCTCAGGTATCGCCCAACGGACGCTATGTGGTCAGCACTCTAAAAGACCGCTCGGTATTCGTCGCCACGCCGGAGATCACCTTTTCGCAGCTCTTCTTTCCCATCAAGGGAGTTCTGGTGACGTACGACCGTGAGACGAAGAGCTTCCAGCCGCTGAGGGGTGCGGACGATCCGGAGTTCGTGCAGAGCAACCCGACCTGGAGTCCGGACGGCAAGCGTCTGATCTTTGCGAAAGCGAAGGTCTACCAGGCCGAGCGTATCAGTCAGATTCAAAGTATCCTGCTCAGCGAGAAGGAGGTCCCCGAGTTCGTCTCCGAGAAGCGGCCTTTCCGCTACGACCTCCACACGATTCCGTTCAACGATGGGCAGGGCGGAACGCCGGAACCTCTGCCCGGAGCATCCGGCAACGGTATGAGCAACTATTTCCCCAAGTACTCGCCGGACGGCAAATGGGTCGTGTTCTGCAAGGCGAGGAGCTACATGCTGCTGCAGCCCGATAGCGAGCTTTACATCATGCCGGCTCAGGGCGGGGAGCCGAGACGGTTGCGCGCCAACACGCCGCGGATGAATTCGTGGCACAGTTGGTCTTCCAACAGTCGCTGGCTCGTCTTCTCCTCGAAATGGAACACGCCGTACACGCAACTGTTCCTCACGCATATCGACGAGAACGGTGAGGACAGTCCGCCGGTGCTGCTCGAACGATTCACGGCGACCGACCGAGCGGCCAACATACCCGAGTTCGTCAGACTTGCGCCCGACGAGATTACCCATGTGCGCGAGGAGTTTCTGGATGCGTACTCGTTCCTGAGGGCGGGGGAGGCCAACGAGCGCACCGGAGATCACGCCGGCGCCGAGCGCGCCTTTCGCAGGGGCTTGAAAGTAGAACCCAGTAACCCCGACCTTCTGAACGCGCTCGGCTGGACGCTGTTCCAGCAGGCGCGGACGGCGGAGGCGATCGAGCAATTCGAGCAGGCCTTGCGCGCCAACCCGAAGCACGCCAAAGCGAACAACAACCTGGCGCTGGCGCTCATCGATCGAGGTGATCCCGCGCGCGCGGTGGAGGCGTATAGGGCCTCCCTGGCGGTGGAACCGAAGGCGGAGATCTACAGCGACCTTGGTTTCGTCTTGCAGCAGTTGGGCAGGAAAGACGAGGCGATCGACAGTTACCGGAAGGCAATCGACCTCGATCCGGAGTGTGGCCCCGCTCATTTCAATCTCGCGGTCGCCCTGCTTGGCGAAGATAAGTTCGAGGAGGCAGCGCTACATTACGAGAAAGCGATCGCGGCAAGTCCCAGTGCGGAGGCCCACAACGGCCTCGGCTTCGTCCTCGATAAGCTCGGCAAGAACGTGGAGGCGATCGCCCAGTTCCGTCGGGCTATCGAAGTCGACCCGGCCTACGTGCCGGCGTACAACAATCTTGGCGAGGTGTATGTGAAGGAGGGCAAGCTCGATGACGCGGTGTCGGCTTATCGCGACTCGCTCAAACAGCGCCCGAGCGCGGCAATTCGCACCGACCTCGCGACGGCACTGTGGAAGCAGGGCAAGACGCAGGACGCCATCCGTGAACTGCAAGATGCGCTCAAGGTCGATCCTGGCAATGCCCGGGCGCGCCACAAGCTGGAAGCCATGCGCGGCGCACAGATGGCGGCCGGAAAGGCGGGTGTCGAGTAG
- a CDS encoding right-handed parallel beta-helix repeat-containing protein → MAAAAIWVARADAYPSYDDGVGNGCVQCHTGFQGGPSVGTLHLRHQNDFGITSCTLCHQLFGGDTPVLTYYSAQGYGCSGCHAQDYGHTSLLSGQPKATGYGLRLYHASEGVTACVTCHFPGSGVTGEPDPAPAVLPETSLPPYYGLANNNLTDPCSSTQEDMSYDADAVGLDNDGNGLVDGLDPACAAPPVDTPTPTPTSSAPTPTPTGTSTPAMSGKRLIKVFPGSSIQAAVDAAAPGTTIVVMPGLYEETHGGQNAVSVRKDGIRLIGRKYGHDRVVLKAVPGQKNGVVVEPSAPGGRIDGFTIRGFVIRDFPKNGIVTRYVDNFRIQGNESIDNKENGIWPTLSAKGLVSRNVSYGSDDSAMWVETSVNVRVVNNVLHTSVTGLEVSNSDDILLRGNEAYNNTVGIGLYMQPGLERKQSNRWHVTRNHVYDNNRANTAPPSSMAGALPTGGGVLLLGPDSNLVENNLIENNGFYGVAVVDYCLVVDGTAFNCVDNVPDFDPSPDNNRIKSNRFVNNGTSPPIGHPFAFLANDAIAFGGSGNCFEDNILSTSFPNPLPGC, encoded by the coding sequence GTGGCGGCCGCTGCGATATGGGTCGCGCGGGCCGACGCCTATCCGAGCTACGACGACGGTGTGGGCAACGGTTGCGTGCAGTGCCACACCGGCTTTCAAGGCGGGCCGTCTGTTGGGACGCTCCATCTGCGGCATCAGAACGATTTCGGCATCACGAGCTGCACCCTCTGCCATCAGTTATTCGGTGGGGATACCCCCGTCCTGACGTATTACAGTGCCCAGGGGTACGGCTGCTCCGGTTGTCACGCGCAGGACTACGGTCACACATCTCTCCTGAGTGGCCAACCTAAAGCTACCGGCTACGGTTTGCGGCTGTATCACGCGAGTGAGGGTGTGACGGCCTGTGTGACCTGTCACTTCCCGGGCTCGGGTGTCACCGGTGAGCCCGACCCGGCGCCGGCGGTCTTACCGGAAACCTCCCTCCCGCCCTATTACGGGTTGGCGAACAACAACCTAACCGATCCGTGCAGCAGCACCCAGGAAGACATGTCGTACGATGCCGACGCGGTTGGTCTCGACAACGACGGTAATGGTCTCGTCGATGGCCTCGATCCGGCGTGCGCGGCGCCGCCCGTCGATACCCCCACCCCGACACCGACATCGTCGGCCCCGACTCCGACTCCGACGGGCACATCCACGCCGGCGATGAGCGGCAAGCGGCTGATCAAGGTCTTCCCCGGAAGCTCTATTCAGGCGGCTGTCGATGCCGCCGCTCCGGGAACCACGATCGTCGTGATGCCGGGGCTGTACGAGGAGACGCACGGTGGGCAGAACGCCGTGAGCGTCCGCAAGGACGGTATCCGGCTGATTGGCCGGAAGTACGGTCATGACCGGGTCGTACTCAAGGCCGTTCCCGGACAGAAGAACGGTGTGGTCGTGGAGCCCTCCGCCCCCGGCGGCCGTATCGACGGCTTTACCATCAGGGGCTTCGTGATTCGGGATTTCCCCAAGAACGGTATAGTCACCCGCTACGTCGACAACTTCAGGATTCAGGGGAATGAGTCCATCGACAACAAGGAAAACGGCATCTGGCCGACGCTGTCCGCGAAAGGACTGGTGAGCCGCAACGTTTCCTATGGCTCCGACGACAGCGCCATGTGGGTCGAGACGTCGGTGAACGTCCGCGTCGTCAACAACGTCCTGCACACTAGCGTCACGGGACTCGAAGTCTCGAACAGCGACGACATCCTCCTGCGAGGCAACGAGGCATACAACAACACTGTCGGGATCGGTCTCTACATGCAGCCGGGTTTGGAGCGTAAGCAGTCCAACCGATGGCATGTGACCCGTAACCATGTCTACGACAACAACAGGGCGAACACGGCGCCGCCGTCGTCGATGGCAGGTGCCCTGCCCACGGGCGGAGGAGTGCTGCTGCTGGGACCGGATAGCAACCTGGTCGAGAATAATTTGATCGAGAACAACGGCTTTTATGGGGTTGCGGTGGTTGACTACTGCCTGGTCGTGGACGGGACGGCGTTCAATTGCGTGGATAATGTGCCGGACTTCGATCCTTCCCCTGACAACAACCGGATCAAGAGTAATCGCTTTGTAAATAACGGCACATCGCCACCCATCGGTCACCCATTTGCCTTCCTGGCGAATGACGCGATCGCATTTGGAGGCAGCGGCAACTGCTTCGAGGACAATATCCTGAGCACCTCTTTCCCCAATCCCCTTCCCGGGTGTTAG
- a CDS encoding rRNA pseudouridine synthase, translating to MPGPPPAGPGPERLQKILARAGVASRRTAETIIAAGRIRVNGRTVTELGAKADLRRDRITIDGKPLPVAPLVYVLLHKPTGVVTTLSDPEGRPTVRDLVPHVRHRVFPVGRLDFNSSGLVLLTNDGELAVRLMHPRYGVRKVYLAKVKGEPAPETVARLAQGVRLEEGLTAPAAVRVVRKQDDKTWLELELTEGRKHEVRRMCLAVGHPVEKLRRVALGPLALGKLPPGAARDLTDREVYELRRAVGL from the coding sequence TTGCCGGGGCCGCCGCCGGCGGGCCCGGGGCCGGAACGATTGCAGAAGATCCTGGCGCGGGCGGGGGTTGCGTCGCGGCGCACGGCCGAGACGATAATTGCGGCGGGGCGGATCCGGGTGAACGGCCGGACAGTGACGGAACTGGGGGCGAAGGCGGACCTCCGCCGCGACCGGATCACGATTGACGGCAAGCCGCTGCCGGTGGCGCCGTTGGTTTACGTGCTGCTGCACAAACCAACCGGCGTGGTAACGACCCTCTCCGACCCGGAGGGGCGCCCGACGGTTCGCGACCTGGTGCCGCACGTTCGGCATCGGGTGTTTCCGGTTGGCCGTCTCGACTTCAACTCATCGGGCCTCGTCCTGTTGACCAACGACGGCGAGCTGGCCGTGCGGCTCATGCACCCGCGTTACGGTGTCCGCAAGGTGTACCTGGCCAAGGTCAAAGGGGAGCCGGCGCCGGAGACGGTGGCGCGATTGGCTCAGGGGGTCAGGCTGGAGGAGGGGCTCACGGCGCCGGCGGCGGTACGTGTGGTGAGGAAGCAGGACGATAAGACGTGGTTGGAGCTGGAGCTGACGGAGGGGCGTAAGCACGAGGTGCGGCGGATGTGCCTGGCGGTGGGCCATCCGGTCGAGAAGTTGCGCCGGGTGGCGCTGGGGCCGCTGGCACTCGGCAAGCTGCCGCCGGGAGCGGCGCGAGATCTGACCGACCGCGAGGTCTACGAGTTACGCCGGGCGGTCGGCCTGTAG